CTGCCGGTGCACCGCCACCGCCACCCACTCGTCGGTCAACGGGTCGTAGCGCAGCTGCGAGGCGGGGGGCGGCGGGGGTAGTTCCCGCCGGTCCGGCTGGTCCCGTACCGTGTCGTCCCGCTCGTCGAAGTAGATCAGCTCGCGGCCGTCGGCCAGCTCGATCTGCGTACGCTTCACGCCGCCCCCCTCGTCGCCGGGACCGTCACCAGCTCACCCACCCTCTCCTCGAGTACCCGCCGTGCGTCGGGTGGCAACCGGTCGTCGGTGACCAGCACGTCCGCCGCGTCCAGGCCGACGATCGAGGAGATGCCGACCGTGCCCCACTTGGTGTGGTCGGCCAGCACCACGAGCGCGTCGGCGGCTGCCACAAGTGCCCGGTTCGTGTCCGCCTCCATCAGGTTGGGCGTGGTGAATCCGGCCCGTTCGCTGATTCCGTGCACGCCGAGGAAGAGCAGATCAAGGTGGAGCGCGGCGATCGCGGCCACGGCCAGCGGACCGACGAGCGCGTCCGACGGGGTGCGTACGCCGCCGGTGAGCACGACTGTGTGGTCCGGCCGGCCGGCGGTGTGCAGGAT
The genomic region above belongs to Micromonospora sp. WMMD1128 and contains:
- a CDS encoding DeoR/GlpR family DNA-binding transcription regulator, with amino-acid sequence MLARQRQTAILERVRAAGGVRVTELAAEFGVSDMTIRRDLETLHGQGLLAKVHGGATLAGPGSTDEPGFEAKSVRQSTEKAAIAAHAARLVRPGAAIALSAGTTTAELARRLIDVPGLTVVTNSLPVAEILHTAGRPDHTVVLTGGVRTPSDALVGPLAVAAIAALHLDLLFLGVHGISERAGFTTPNLMEADTNRALVAAADALVVLADHTKWGTVGISSIVGLDAADVLVTDDRLPPDARRVLEERVGELVTVPATRGAA